ACGGGAGCCAGCGAAAAACGCCGTAAGCGACAGGGAGACTGACCAGCACCGACAGCAGGACCCTCGCAATGGCGGCACGATGCGAATACTGTGCCGCGGGTCGATACAGACCCATTGCCGAATTCAACGCAACCATCAAAAATGCGAAACTCAGGGCGGAAGGAATCACGACCTCCCACTCGACAGTCTCTGCGTGCGCCTGGAAGGTCACTGCGAGCACGACTGCAACAAACAGCAGCAGGGCATCAAGCAGGATCTGTTGCAGCGTATGTGACGGGAAATAGTGGCTGAATACCTTCAGCATGATTTTTCCTTCAAACCAGTCATTGAATGCTCTTGCGCCAAGGATGCACATCACATGCAACCGTGCGTATCCCTGTGGATACGATAGCGGATCACTCCAGACACGCCCGTTAAACCGGTCACGAACCGCACCTGTGGTGCCTTCTCGAGCAGCGAAAAAGCCATAATCAACTGTTTTGTATTGATTTTTATACTTGGTTATTTTTCGCCGTCAGGATATTAGCACAGGCGTATTGCATTTCCGCTGCGCAGCAAGAAATGGCAGCAGTCAGGCTGCAGACGCCCTCTGCCCGGCTACACATAGGATATGCTTGAGCCACCGAACGACGATTCAGACCCCTTCCCGCTCACTTCCAGGAGAAATCAATGGCTAACGAAGTTCGTGACTTTTCGGAGATGTATGGTTACAGCTACGAGGACCTCAAGGAGGGCATGACCGCCGCCGTCTCCCGAACCGTAACCGACGCAGATATTCTCATGTTTGCAGGCGTATCAGGCGATACCAATCCGGTGCACCTTGACGCAGAGTTTGCGGCCAGCACCATGTTCGGCGGCCGGATTGCGCACGGGATGCTGTCTGCAGCCTTCATTTCGACGGTTTTCGGCACGCGTCTGCCAGGCCCGGGCTGCATCTACCTGTCCCAGACCCTGAAGTTCAAGGCGCCCGTCAAGGTTGGCGATACCGTGGTCGCACGCGTGACGCTCACCGCGCTCAAGCCGGAAAAGCGACGCGCCGTTTTCAACACGGTGTGCACAGTAGGGAGCACCGAGGTGCTGGCAGGCG
This genomic interval from Parazoarcus communis contains the following:
- a CDS encoding MaoC family dehydratase: MANEVRDFSEMYGYSYEDLKEGMTAAVSRTVTDADILMFAGVSGDTNPVHLDAEFAASTMFGGRIAHGMLSAAFISTVFGTRLPGPGCIYLSQTLKFKAPVKVGDTVVARVTLTALKPEKRRAVFNTVCTVGSTEVLAGEAEIFLPPRG